The following coding sequences lie in one Zonotrichia leucophrys gambelii isolate GWCS_2022_RI chromosome 4A, RI_Zleu_2.0, whole genome shotgun sequence genomic window:
- the RAB9B gene encoding ras-related protein Rab-9B, with protein sequence MSGKSLLLKVILLGDGGVGKSSLMNRYVTNKFDSQAFHTIGVEFLNRDLEVDGRFVTLQIWDTAGQERFKSLRTPFYRGADCCLLTFSVDDRQSFENLSNWQKEFIYYADVKDPEHFPFVVLGNKIDKLERQVSTEEARAWCIENGNYPYLETSAKDDTNVTVAFEEAVRQVLAVEEQLEHCMLGHTIDLNSSSKSGSACC encoded by the coding sequence ATGAGCGGGAAGTCCTTGCTCCTGAAGGTGATTCTCCTTGGAGATGGTGGAGTTGGGAAGAGCTCCCTCATGAACCGCTACGTCACCAACAAGTTTGACTCGCAGGCGTTCCACACCATTGGGGTGGAGTTCTTGAACCGGGACCTGGAGGTGGACGGGCGCTTTGTGACCCTGCAGATCTGGGACACTGCGGGCCAGGAGAGGTTCAAGAGCCTGCGGACGCCCTTCTACCGGGGAGCAGACTGCTGCCTGCTCACCTTCAGCGTGGACGACCGGCAGAGCTTCGAGAACCTCAGTAACTGGCAGAAGGAGTTTATCTATTATGCTGATGTGAAGGACCCTGAACACTTCCCATTTGTAGTCCTGGGCAACAAGATAGACAAACTGGAGAGGCAGGTGAGCACAGAGGAGGCCCGGGCCTGGTGCATTGAAAACGGTAACTATCCCTACCTGGAGACTAGTGCCAAGGATGACACCAATGTGACAGTGGCCTTTGAGGAAGCCGTGCGACAGGTGCTGGcggtggaggagcagctggagcactgcATGCTGGGCCACACCATTGACCTCAACTCCAGCTCCAAATCAGGCTCAGCCTGTTGCTga